Proteins encoded together in one Streptomyces sp. B1I3 window:
- a CDS encoding DUF3662 and FHA domain-containing protein: MGVMKRFEQRLEGLVNGTFAKVFKSEVQPVEIAGALQRECDNNATIWNRERTVVPNDFIVELSTPDYERLSPYSGQLGDELSGLVRDYAKQQRYTFMGPIKVHLEKADDLDTGLYRVRSRTLASSTSQQGQQSGPAPFAQPNRPAAPQGPGGYGYPPSSPPPMPPAPPPGAGRSGGPSSDWRPPAASGPLPDAQVRRWIEINGTRHQISRPTLVMGRSTDADVRIDDPGVSRRHCEIRTGTPSTIQDLGSTNGIVVDGQHTTRATLRDGSRIVVGSTTIVYRQAEG, translated from the coding sequence ATGGGAGTCATGAAGCGTTTCGAGCAGCGTCTCGAAGGTCTGGTCAATGGCACCTTCGCCAAGGTCTTCAAGTCCGAGGTGCAGCCGGTCGAGATCGCAGGCGCCCTCCAGCGCGAGTGCGACAACAACGCAACAATCTGGAACCGCGAGCGGACCGTCGTACCCAACGACTTCATCGTCGAGCTCAGCACGCCCGACTACGAGCGGCTCAGCCCCTACTCGGGGCAGCTCGGCGACGAGCTCTCCGGCCTCGTCCGGGACTACGCCAAGCAGCAGCGGTACACCTTCATGGGACCGATCAAGGTTCATCTGGAGAAGGCGGACGACCTCGACACGGGGCTCTACCGCGTGCGCAGCCGGACCCTGGCGTCGAGTACGTCACAGCAGGGCCAGCAGAGCGGCCCCGCGCCCTTCGCCCAGCCGAACCGCCCCGCCGCTCCCCAAGGGCCGGGTGGTTACGGCTACCCGCCCTCCTCCCCTCCGCCCATGCCCCCGGCCCCGCCGCCGGGTGCCGGGCGCTCCGGAGGCCCTTCCAGCGACTGGCGCCCGCCGGCCGCGTCCGGCCCCCTGCCGGACGCCCAGGTACGGCGCTGGATCGAGATCAACGGCACCCGCCATCAGATCTCCCGCCCGACGTTGGTGATGGGACGAAGCACCGACGCCGACGTGCGGATCGACGACCCCGGCGTATCGCGCCGGCACTGTGAGATCCGGACCGGAACGCCCTCGACGATCCAGGATCTCGGGTCCACCAACGGCATCGTGGTGGACGGGCAGCACACCACCCGCGCTACGCTCCGCGACGGCTCGCGGATCGTCGTGGGCAGCACCACCATCGTTTACCGGCAAGCCGAAGGGTGA
- a CDS encoding Stp1/IreP family PP2C-type Ser/Thr phosphatase — translation MSLSLRFAAGSHKGMIREGNEDSGYAGPRLLAIADGMGGQAAGEVASSEVISTLVQLDDDVPGSDILTSLGTAVQRANDQLRVMVEEDPQLEGMGTTLTALLWTGQRLGLVHVGDSRAYLLRDGVLTQITQDHTWVQRLVDEGRITEEEATTHPQRSLLMRALGSGDHVEPDLSVREVRAGDRYLICSDGLSGVVSHQTMEETLASYQGPQETIQELIQLALRGGGPDNITCIVADVLDVDSNDTLAGQLNDTPVIVGAVAENQAAQANDGRAMETPAGRAAGLGRPVPPPAGGFGPPGSGDDMGYGSGPDGALSYTDDDFVKPRGGRKWLKRSVYIVLALAVIGGGVYGGYRWTQTQFYVGAKDENVALFRGISQDLAWVSLSDVEENTEIELKYLPPYQRKQVEATIAEGNLMDARQKVSELDAQASACKKAAQRRAAQAEAAKNQNENADSTSATPPAKGDKKTATPTPGPSLSEEEKKLVPQCGKQ, via the coding sequence ATGAGCTTGTCCCTGCGCTTCGCCGCCGGATCGCACAAAGGCATGATCCGGGAGGGGAACGAGGATTCCGGCTACGCCGGCCCCCGCCTCCTCGCGATCGCCGACGGCATGGGTGGCCAGGCGGCCGGTGAGGTCGCCAGCTCCGAGGTGATCTCCACGCTCGTCCAGCTCGACGACGACGTGCCGGGCTCCGACATCCTCACCTCGCTCGGCACGGCGGTCCAGCGGGCCAACGACCAGCTGCGCGTCATGGTCGAGGAGGACCCCCAGCTCGAGGGCATGGGCACCACGCTCACCGCCCTGCTCTGGACCGGTCAGCGCCTCGGCCTCGTCCACGTCGGCGACTCGCGCGCCTACCTCCTGCGGGACGGCGTACTGACGCAGATCACCCAGGACCACACCTGGGTGCAGCGCCTGGTCGACGAGGGCCGGATCACCGAGGAAGAGGCCACCACCCACCCGCAGCGCTCACTGCTGATGCGGGCGCTCGGCAGCGGCGACCACGTGGAGCCCGATCTCTCCGTCCGCGAGGTCCGCGCCGGTGACCGCTACCTGATCTGCTCGGACGGTCTCTCCGGCGTCGTCTCGCACCAGACGATGGAGGAGACGCTCGCCAGCTACCAGGGCCCCCAGGAGACCATCCAGGAGCTCATCCAGCTCGCCCTGCGCGGCGGTGGCCCCGACAACATCACGTGCATCGTGGCCGACGTGCTGGACGTCGACAGCAACGACACCCTGGCCGGACAGCTCAACGACACCCCGGTCATCGTCGGCGCGGTCGCCGAGAACCAGGCCGCCCAGGCGAACGACGGCCGTGCCATGGAGACACCCGCCGGTCGCGCGGCCGGCCTCGGCCGCCCCGTCCCCCCGCCCGCCGGAGGCTTCGGCCCCCCCGGCAGCGGCGACGACATGGGTTACGGCTCCGGTCCGGACGGTGCTCTGAGCTACACCGACGACGACTTCGTCAAGCCCCGCGGCGGCCGCAAGTGGCTGAAGCGGTCGGTCTACATCGTGCTGGCCCTGGCCGTCATCGGCGGTGGCGTGTACGGGGGCTACCGCTGGACCCAGACCCAGTTCTACGTCGGCGCCAAGGACGAGAACGTCGCGCTGTTCCGCGGGATCAGCCAGGACCTCGCCTGGGTCTCGCTCTCCGACGTCGAAGAGAACACCGAGATCGAACTGAAGTACCTCCCGCCCTACCAGCGCAAGCAGGTGGAGGCGACCATTGCCGAGGGCAACCTCATGGATGCCCGCCAGAAGGTCAGCGAGCTCGACGCACAGGCGTCCGCGTGCAAGAAGGCCGCACAGCGCCGCGCGGCCCAGGCGGAAGCCGCCAAGAACCAGAACGAGAACGCCGACAGCACATCCGCCACGCCCCCCGCCAAGGGCGACAAGAAGACCGCGACCCCCACTCCCGGCCCCAGCCTCTCGGAGGAAGAGAAGAAGCTGGTCCCGCAGTGCGGCAAGCAGTAA
- a CDS encoding DUF2252 domain-containing protein, with protein MSEVEETVPVPVRRAGSGEARIPVVPGFAQRAARGSRPGEDHEQSPKAVGKALRRQVPRSSHSSLVLPGGRPDAVQAVEESSRGRVPGLTPVRVGRMAATPFAFLRGSAGLMAHDLVGTPVTGVGAQLCGDAHAANFGLYGDARGNLVIDLNDFDETVFGPWEWDLKRLATSLVLAGREAGADEDTCRQGAYDTVGAYRRTMRLLARLSALDAWNAIADEELVSHTDARDLVGTLERVSAKARNNTSARFAARSTEECEDGGRRFVDAPPVLRRVPDAEAAAVAAGLGGYLSTLSEDRTPLLARYAIHDVAFRVVGTGSVGTRSYVVLLLDHHGEPLVLQVKEARPSALNPYLPQAGFEVPEVAHEGRRVVLGQKRMQVVSDILLGWAEVEGRPYQVRQFRNRKGSVDPAALAADQVDDYGRMTGALLARAHAHSADPRLLAGYCGKNTELDDAVADFAVTYADRTEADHAELVRAVRDGRIAAELGV; from the coding sequence ATGAGCGAGGTCGAGGAGACGGTGCCGGTGCCTGTGCGGCGGGCGGGATCCGGAGAAGCGCGCATACCGGTCGTGCCCGGGTTCGCTCAGCGTGCGGCCAGAGGATCGCGGCCGGGGGAAGACCATGAGCAATCGCCGAAGGCAGTGGGCAAGGCACTGAGGCGTCAGGTGCCGCGGTCCTCGCACAGCTCCCTGGTCCTGCCCGGTGGCCGGCCCGACGCGGTGCAGGCCGTGGAGGAGTCGAGCCGTGGCAGGGTGCCCGGCCTCACCCCTGTCCGGGTGGGGCGGATGGCCGCGACCCCGTTCGCCTTTCTGCGCGGTTCCGCCGGGTTGATGGCCCACGATCTGGTGGGCACTCCGGTCACGGGCGTGGGCGCTCAGCTGTGCGGCGACGCGCACGCGGCCAACTTCGGCCTGTACGGCGATGCACGCGGCAATCTGGTCATCGATCTCAACGACTTCGACGAGACAGTGTTCGGCCCGTGGGAATGGGATCTCAAGCGGCTCGCCACATCTCTCGTCCTCGCGGGTCGCGAGGCGGGCGCGGACGAGGACACCTGCCGGCAGGGTGCGTACGACACGGTGGGGGCCTACCGGCGCACGATGCGTCTGCTGGCCCGGCTGTCCGCGCTCGACGCGTGGAACGCCATCGCGGACGAGGAGCTCGTCTCCCACACGGACGCGCGGGACCTGGTGGGCACGTTGGAACGGGTCTCGGCCAAGGCCCGCAACAACACGAGCGCCCGCTTCGCCGCCCGGTCGACGGAGGAGTGCGAGGACGGCGGTCGCCGCTTCGTCGACGCACCGCCCGTGCTGCGGCGGGTGCCGGACGCGGAGGCCGCGGCGGTCGCGGCCGGCCTCGGGGGATACCTCTCGACGCTCTCGGAGGACCGCACTCCGCTGCTCGCCCGCTACGCGATCCACGACGTGGCCTTCCGCGTGGTCGGAACGGGCAGTGTGGGCACCCGGTCCTACGTCGTGCTGCTGCTCGATCACCATGGTGAGCCGCTGGTCCTCCAGGTGAAGGAAGCCCGGCCCTCCGCCCTCAACCCCTACCTTCCCCAGGCAGGCTTCGAGGTGCCGGAGGTGGCGCACGAAGGGCGCCGGGTGGTGCTCGGGCAGAAGCGGATGCAGGTGGTCAGCGACATACTGCTCGGCTGGGCCGAGGTCGAGGGCCGGCCCTACCAGGTGCGCCAGTTCAGGAACCGTAAGGGGAGCGTGGATCCGGCCGCGCTCGCGGCGGACCAGGTGGACGACTACGGGCGGATGACCGGCGCGCTGCTGGCCCGGGCCCATGCCCACAGTGCCGACCCCCGGCTGCTCGCGGGCTACTGCGGGAAGAACACCGAGCTGGACGACGCCGTGGCCGATTTCGCGGTGACGTACGCGGACCGGACGGAGGCGGACCATGCCGAGCTCGTGCGCGCGGTCCGCGACGGCCGCATAGCCGCCGAGCTCGGCGTGTAG
- the pknB gene encoding Stk1 family PASTA domain-containing Ser/Thr kinase: MEEPRRLGGRYELGSVLGRGGMAEVYIAHDTRLGRTVAVKTLRADLARDPSFQARFRREAQSAASLNHPAIVAVYDTGEDYVDGVSIPYIVMEYVDGSTLRELLHSGRKLLPERTLEMTVGILQALEYSHRAQIVHRDIKPANVMLTRTGQVKVMDFGIARAMGDSGMTMTQTAAVIGTAQYLSPEQAKGEQVDARSDLYSTGCLLYELLAVRPPFVGDSPVAVAYQHVREEPQPPSNFDPEITPEMDAIVLKALTKDPDYRYQSADEMRADIEACLDGQPVAATAAMGAAGYGGYDAYNSDQPTTALRQADAGGAPTSMLPPVGPDDGGYGHDDRPGRRRQQKKSNTSTILLVVAGVLVLIGAILIGRSVFGENEGSSGTIDVPKMVGSTVADAQRLADNAEVTLKVGAKEPCENQDEGKICSQSPAAGQMETGETVTVVVSTGAPKVEVPNVLEKSEETARQELEDKGFTVKVISAESDATPGTVTEQKPDGGSKVAKDSEITLTVAKQALLDLPVLNRTYAEAEAQLRGIGFTNISQTEVDSDQPKGMVVGQTPEGPSKQAKDVQIVLKVSKGPPEPQQVGVPDLANMTLGQAKAALAQAGLQINVQGATDDNAKVVGFQPQAGQMVDKNSVVNVQALPGNAGGDNGGNGGNGGNGGLFGGQQG, from the coding sequence ATGGAAGAGCCGCGTCGCCTCGGCGGCCGGTACGAGCTGGGCTCGGTGCTCGGTCGTGGTGGCATGGCCGAGGTCTACATCGCTCACGACACCCGGCTCGGCCGCACCGTCGCCGTGAAGACGCTGCGGGCCGACCTCGCCCGCGATCCGTCCTTCCAGGCCCGGTTCCGCCGTGAGGCCCAGTCGGCCGCCTCGCTCAACCACCCCGCGATCGTCGCCGTCTACGACACCGGCGAGGACTACGTCGACGGTGTCTCCATCCCCTACATCGTGATGGAGTACGTCGACGGCTCGACGCTGAGGGAGCTTCTGCACTCGGGGCGCAAGCTGCTGCCCGAGCGCACGCTCGAGATGACCGTCGGGATCCTCCAGGCACTGGAGTACTCCCACCGCGCGCAGATCGTCCACCGCGACATCAAGCCGGCGAACGTCATGCTGACGCGCACCGGTCAGGTCAAGGTCATGGACTTCGGTATCGCCCGTGCCATGGGTGACTCCGGCATGACGATGACCCAGACCGCCGCCGTCATCGGGACCGCCCAGTACCTCTCCCCGGAGCAGGCCAAGGGTGAGCAGGTCGACGCGCGCTCCGACCTCTACTCGACCGGCTGCCTGCTCTACGAGCTGCTCGCCGTGCGGCCCCCGTTCGTCGGGGACTCGCCCGTGGCGGTCGCCTACCAGCACGTGCGCGAGGAGCCGCAGCCTCCGAGCAACTTCGACCCCGAGATCACGCCCGAGATGGACGCGATCGTGTTGAAGGCGCTGACCAAGGACCCCGACTACCGCTATCAGTCGGCCGACGAGATGCGCGCCGACATCGAGGCGTGCCTCGACGGGCAGCCGGTCGCGGCCACCGCGGCGATGGGCGCGGCGGGCTACGGGGGTTACGACGCCTACAACAGCGACCAGCCCACCACGGCCCTGCGCCAGGCGGACGCGGGCGGTGCCCCGACCTCCATGCTGCCGCCGGTCGGTCCGGACGACGGCGGTTACGGACACGACGACCGCCCGGGTCGCCGGCGCCAGCAGAAGAAGAGCAACACCTCGACGATCCTGCTGGTCGTCGCGGGCGTCCTGGTGCTGATCGGTGCGATCCTCATCGGCCGTTCGGTCTTCGGCGAGAACGAGGGCAGCAGCGGCACCATCGACGTACCGAAGATGGTCGGCTCCACGGTCGCCGACGCCCAGAGACTCGCGGACAACGCCGAGGTCACCCTGAAGGTGGGCGCGAAGGAGCCCTGCGAGAACCAGGACGAGGGCAAGATCTGCAGCCAGTCCCCGGCGGCCGGCCAGATGGAGACGGGCGAGACCGTCACCGTCGTCGTCTCCACCGGCGCGCCGAAGGTCGAGGTCCCGAACGTCCTGGAGAAGTCCGAGGAGACGGCCCGCCAGGAGCTGGAGGACAAGGGCTTCACGGTCAAGGTCATCTCGGCCGAGTCCGACGCGACCCCGGGCACGGTCACCGAGCAGAAGCCGGATGGTGGCTCCAAGGTCGCCAAGGACAGCGAGATCACGCTCACGGTGGCCAAGCAGGCCCTGCTCGACCTGCCGGTGCTGAACCGCACGTACGCGGAAGCGGAAGCCCAGCTCCGGGGCATCGGGTTCACCAACATCAGCCAGACGGAGGTCGACTCGGACCAGCCGAAGGGCATGGTCGTCGGCCAGACCCCGGAAGGCCCGAGCAAGCAGGCCAAGGACGTCCAGATCGTCCTGAAGGTCTCCAAGGGCCCGCCGGAGCCGCAGCAGGTGGGCGTCCCCGACCTGGCCAACATGACGCTCGGCCAGGCGAAGGCCGCTCTGGCCCAGGCCGGGTTGCAGATCAACGTCCAGGGCGCGACCGACGACAATGCCAAGGTGGTCGGATTCCAGCCGCAGGCAGGCCAGATGGTCGACAAGAACAGCGTGGTCAACGTGCAGGCCCTGCCCGGCAACGCGGGCGGGGACAACGGGGGCAACGGAGGCAACGGGGGCAACGGGGGCCTCTTCGGCGGCCAGCAGGGCTAG
- a CDS encoding rhodanese-like domain-containing protein encodes MNFAPLPSVDVAAVPSDGFVLDVRENDEWAAGHVDGALHIPMSDFVSRIGELTEAADDGRRVHVMCRVGGRSAQVTQYLVQQGIDAVNIDGGMLAWDGAGRPMVTDSGKPAFVL; translated from the coding sequence ATGAATTTCGCTCCGCTGCCCTCGGTGGATGTCGCGGCGGTGCCGTCGGACGGCTTCGTGCTGGACGTGCGGGAGAACGACGAATGGGCGGCCGGGCACGTCGACGGGGCGCTGCACATCCCCATGAGCGACTTCGTGAGCCGCATCGGTGAGCTGACCGAAGCGGCCGACGACGGGCGGCGCGTCCACGTGATGTGCCGTGTCGGTGGCCGCTCCGCCCAGGTCACCCAGTACCTGGTGCAGCAGGGCATCGACGCGGTGAACATCGACGGCGGGATGCTGGCCTGGGACGGCGCAGGGCGTCCGATGGTCACGGACAGCGGGAAGCCCGCCTTCGTCCTGTGA
- a CDS encoding penicillin-binding protein 2 — protein MNKPLRRIAMFCGLLILALLVRTNYLQYVRADELNANEHNRRVEIERYAHERGNIIVDGEPITGSVETTDGDFKYKRVWKDGPMWAPVTGYSSQAFDSSQLENLEDGILTGNSDQLFFDRTLSMFTGEKKTGGNIVTTLDGAAQKAAFEGLGDKKGAVAALDPQTGAILALASTPSYDPSVFAGNSFKDSDARQKLLKDEDKPMLNRALRETYPPGSTFKVVTAAAALENGLYTDIDADTESPLPWQLPQSTNLLQNEGDIPCENASLREALRWSCNTVFGKMSDDLGNDKMIEQADKFGFNKEVFTPVRADASIYPKDNRPQNAMAGIGQASNRATPLQMAMVASAIANDGKLMQPYMVAQRQAPNLDVIYTHEKEQLSEPLSGENAQKLQQMMETVVKDGTGKNAQIDGVTVGGKTGTAQHGLNNSEKPYAWFISYAKTDSGSPVAVAVVVEDGNANRDDISGGGLAAPIAKSVMKAVLDGKK, from the coding sequence GTGAACAAGCCGCTCCGCCGCATCGCCATGTTCTGCGGCCTCCTCATCCTGGCCCTGCTCGTCCGGACCAACTACCTGCAGTACGTCCGGGCCGACGAGCTCAACGCCAACGAGCACAACCGCCGCGTCGAGATCGAGCGCTACGCACACGAGCGCGGCAACATCATCGTCGACGGTGAACCGATCACCGGCTCCGTCGAGACGACGGACGGCGACTTCAAGTACAAGCGGGTCTGGAAGGACGGCCCCATGTGGGCGCCCGTCACCGGCTACTCCTCGCAGGCCTTCGACTCCTCGCAGCTGGAGAACCTCGAGGACGGCATCCTCACCGGCAACAGCGACCAGCTGTTCTTCGACCGCACCCTGTCGATGTTCACCGGCGAGAAGAAGACCGGCGGCAACATCGTCACGACCCTGGACGGCGCCGCCCAGAAGGCCGCCTTCGAAGGGCTCGGCGACAAGAAGGGCGCCGTCGCGGCGCTCGACCCGCAGACCGGCGCCATCCTGGCCCTGGCCAGCACCCCCTCGTACGACCCCTCGGTCTTCGCGGGCAACTCCTTCAAGGACTCCGACGCCCGGCAGAAGCTCCTGAAGGACGAGGACAAGCCGATGCTGAACCGGGCACTGCGGGAGACCTACCCGCCCGGCTCGACGTTCAAGGTCGTCACCGCCGCCGCGGCGCTGGAGAACGGCCTCTACACCGACATCGACGCCGATACCGAATCGCCCCTGCCCTGGCAGCTCCCCCAGTCGACGAACCTGCTGCAGAACGAGGGCGACATCCCCTGCGAGAACGCTTCGCTCCGGGAGGCCCTGCGCTGGTCCTGCAACACGGTCTTCGGCAAGATGAGCGACGACCTCGGCAACGACAAGATGATCGAGCAGGCCGACAAGTTCGGCTTCAACAAAGAGGTCTTCACCCCGGTCCGCGCGGACGCCAGCATTTACCCGAAGGACAACCGCCCGCAGAACGCGATGGCGGGCATCGGCCAGGCGTCCAACCGCGCGACACCACTGCAGATGGCCATGGTGGCCTCCGCGATCGCCAACGACGGCAAGCTCATGCAGCCGTACATGGTCGCCCAGCGGCAGGCCCCCAACCTGGACGTCATCTACACCCACGAGAAGGAGCAGCTCAGCGAGCCGCTCTCGGGGGAGAACGCCCAGAAGCTGCAGCAGATGATGGAGACCGTGGTCAAGGACGGCACGGGGAAGAACGCACAGATCGACGGGGTGACGGTCGGCGGCAAGACCGGAACCGCGCAGCACGGCCTCAACAACAGCGAGAAGCCGTACGCCTGGTTCATCTCGTACGCCAAGACCGACAGCGGCTCCCCCGTCGCCGTCGCCGTGGTCGTCGAGGACGGTAACGCCAACCGTGACGACATCTCCGGTGGCGGTCTGGCCGCCCCCATCGCCAAGAGCGTGATGAAGGCGGTACTCGACGGAAAGAAGTGA
- a CDS encoding MarR family winged helix-turn-helix transcriptional regulator, with protein MTGSPREREESLEVIQRELTAFARRARAAAARLHPDLPLVSYTLLAHIDHRQGCRATDLAAHYMLDKSTVSRQIAALEKLGLVERHPAPDDQRIQVLHPTAAGVRTLASTQASRHAAYRERLGEWTTEDLGRFAEYLLRYNEAGEDTGRST; from the coding sequence GTGACAGGCAGCCCCCGGGAACGCGAAGAGTCACTGGAGGTCATCCAGCGCGAGCTCACGGCCTTCGCACGGCGTGCGCGCGCCGCGGCGGCACGGCTCCATCCGGATCTGCCCCTGGTGTCGTACACGCTGCTCGCCCACATCGATCACCGTCAGGGCTGCCGCGCGACCGACCTTGCGGCGCACTACATGCTGGACAAGTCGACGGTGAGCCGACAGATCGCGGCCTTGGAGAAGCTCGGCCTGGTGGAGCGTCATCCGGCTCCGGACGACCAGCGCATCCAGGTGCTGCACCCCACCGCAGCCGGCGTCCGGACCCTCGCCTCGACGCAGGCCAGCCGCCACGCCGCCTACCGCGAGCGACTCGGCGAGTGGACGACCGAGGACCTCGGCCGGTTCGCGGAGTACCTGCTGCGTTACAACGAGGCCGGCGAGGACACCGGGCGTTCCACGTGA
- a CDS encoding FHA domain-containing protein — protein MSELTLTVMRLGFLAVLWLFVIVAVQVIRSDLFGTRVTQRGSRRTAADARPQQARQQQAAPPQQRQQPGRQRRGAPTKLVVSEGTLTGTTVALQGQTITLGRAHDSTIVLDDDYASSRHARIYPDRDGQWIVEDLGSTNGTYLDRTRLTTPTPVPLGAPIRIGKTVIELRK, from the coding sequence ATGTCAGAGCTGACCCTGACGGTCATGCGGCTAGGTTTCCTGGCTGTTCTGTGGCTATTCGTAATCGTGGCCGTCCAGGTCATTCGCAGCGACCTGTTCGGAACGCGCGTCACGCAGCGCGGCTCACGCCGCACTGCCGCCGACGCGCGCCCGCAGCAGGCTCGCCAACAGCAAGCAGCACCCCCTCAGCAGCGCCAGCAGCCAGGGCGTCAGCGCCGAGGGGCACCCACGAAGCTGGTCGTCTCCGAGGGGACGCTCACCGGCACCACGGTCGCGCTCCAGGGCCAGACCATCACGCTGGGGCGTGCGCACGACTCAACGATCGTGCTGGACGACGACTACGCGTCCAGCAGGCATGCCAGGATCTACCCGGACCGTGACGGCCAGTGGATCGTCGAGGATCTCGGGTCCACCAACGGCACCTATCTCGACCGGACCCGGCTCACCACCCCGACACCTGTTCCGCTGGGCGCGCCGATCCGCATCGGCAAGACCGTCATCGAGCTGCGGAAGTAG
- a CDS encoding FtsW/RodA/SpoVE family cell cycle protein, which produces MSVVTNTTTIGAIDAPSRRNTELALVAFAVLISVFAYANVGLALNGELPAGMLGYGLGLALLGGVAHLAVRRFAPYADPLLLPLATLLNGLGLAFIWRLDQSERFQALETFAPAASKQLIFSAVGVALMVGVLIALKDHRILQRYTYISMMVALILLILPMFFPAVNGAKIWINIPGVGTIQPGEFAKIVIAVFFAGYLMVKRDALALASRRFMGIYLPRGRDLGPILMVWAFSILILVFETDLGSSLLFFGMFVVMLYVATERTSWIVFGLLMSGAGAVGVASFEPHVQDRVTAWLDPFAGWGKIPASEQMAKSLMAFGSGGTLGTGLGQGNSDLIGFAANSDFILATVGEELGLAGMMGVLLVYGLIVERGVRTALAARDPFGKLLAIGLSGSFAIQVFVVAGGVMGLIPLTGMTMPFLAQGGSSVIANWALVGILIRISDTARRPAPAPAPSPDAEMTQVVRP; this is translated from the coding sequence ATGAGCGTTGTCACCAACACCACCACCATCGGCGCGATCGACGCGCCGAGCCGACGCAACACCGAGCTGGCGCTGGTCGCGTTCGCCGTCCTGATCTCGGTGTTCGCGTACGCCAACGTGGGCCTCGCCCTCAATGGCGAACTGCCCGCCGGCATGCTCGGCTACGGACTGGGTCTCGCCCTGCTCGGAGGCGTGGCCCACCTCGCCGTACGGCGGTTCGCCCCGTACGCGGACCCGCTGCTGCTGCCGCTGGCAACGCTGCTGAACGGGCTGGGTCTCGCTTTCATCTGGCGTCTGGACCAGTCGGAGCGCTTCCAGGCCCTCGAGACGTTCGCTCCTGCCGCCTCCAAGCAGCTGATCTTCTCCGCGGTCGGTGTGGCTCTGATGGTGGGCGTCCTCATCGCGCTCAAGGACCACCGCATCCTGCAGCGCTACACCTACATCTCCATGATGGTGGCGCTGATCCTGCTGATCCTGCCGATGTTCTTCCCCGCCGTGAACGGCGCCAAGATCTGGATCAACATTCCGGGCGTCGGCACGATCCAGCCCGGAGAGTTCGCCAAGATCGTCATCGCCGTCTTCTTCGCCGGCTACCTCATGGTCAAGCGCGACGCGCTGGCCCTGGCAAGCCGACGCTTCATGGGCATCTACCTCCCCCGTGGCCGCGACCTCGGACCCATCCTGATGGTCTGGGCGTTCTCGATCCTGATCCTCGTCTTCGAGACCGACCTCGGGTCCTCGCTGCTCTTCTTCGGCATGTTCGTCGTCATGCTGTACGTCGCGACCGAGCGCACCAGCTGGATCGTCTTCGGCCTGCTGATGTCCGGGGCCGGCGCGGTCGGTGTCGCCTCGTTCGAGCCGCATGTCCAGGACCGCGTCACCGCGTGGCTCGACCCGTTCGCCGGCTGGGGCAAGATTCCCGCCAGCGAGCAGATGGCCAAGTCCCTGATGGCCTTCGGTTCCGGTGGCACCCTCGGCACCGGGCTCGGCCAGGGCAACTCCGACCTGATCGGCTTCGCCGCCAACTCCGACTTCATCCTCGCCACCGTCGGTGAGGAGCTCGGACTCGCCGGAATGATGGGTGTCCTGCTCGTCTACGGCCTGATCGTCGAGCGCGGCGTCCGCACGGCGCTCGCCGCGCGCGACCCCTTCGGCAAGCTCCTGGCGATCGGCCTCTCCGGCTCGTTCGCCATCCAGGTCTTCGTCGTCGCCGGCGGCGTCATGGGGCTCATCCCGCTGACCGGTATGACCATGCCGTTCCTCGCCCAGGGTGGCTCGTCCGTCATCGCGAACTGGGCCCTCGTCGGCATCCTGATCAGGATCAGCGATACCGCCCGCCGTCCCGCCCCGGCCCCCGCTCCGTCCCCGGACGCCGAGATGACCCAGGTGGTCCGACCGTGA